TTGATGAGATCGTCGCGGTTCGCGAGATAGAGCGCCGTGCCGTCGAGAGCGAGGTTGTAGACCTGCCCCGCGGGCGGCTCGAACTCGGCGACCACCGTCGGCGACGCTACGTCGGACACATCCACCACCCCCATGCCGCTGTCCTTGCACGCCACGAAGCAATAGCTGCCGTCGCAGACGAGGTCCTCGCCGTAGTCGACGTCGACCCAACCCGTGATGTCGCCGAACGACCATTCGTCGCCCGTGTCGTCATCCGCGGCATCGTCATCGGTCGCGTCGTCATCGGCCGCGTCGTCATCCTCGGTGTCGTCGTCGCCGGCCACATCGTCATCGGCGGTATCGTCGTCGTCATCGCCGCACGCAAGCGTCCAAGCGCTCGCGACCACCCAGATCATCACCAATAGCCAGGAAACGTTACGCATTCGCACAACCCCCATCTGGAAATTTGGAACGGTTCATCTCCATCGCATCACGCACCGGACGCGGCGTGCCGCGTCGATCAGAATTTCACCGGCACCAGCGGTCCCGTCAGATTGTCGTACTGGACGAGCCCGCCGAGATCGGCGAATTGCCAGTCGCTGAACACGATGTATCCCACGTCATGCGTGGCGAGGTCGTCCATCGGCAGATCGGAGCAGTCGTTCGTGTCGCCGTCGATCTCGATGGAGTACGTCCACGCCGACTGATTGAGCAGGAACGTCACCTCGTACCACTGGTCGTGATCGTAGGTCGTCAGGCACTCCACGTACGCGTCGGTGTCCATGTTCCACGCGACCAGGTACGTGTCGTCGCCGCGCGCGTTGTCGATCTGGGCGATCGTCGACGCCACGGTCCCGCCCCAGAGTTCGACCTTGAACACCGCTCCCACTTCGCGCCAGACCTCGAATGTGATCTCAATGTCCTCGGTCTGCGTCCCGAACGGGTAGTAGGCGCGGCCGCTGTCGCCGTTCACGCCGCTTCCGTCGGCGGAGATCACGTTGCCCGAGCCGTCCTTGCTGATCGTGGACACCGCGAAAGTGGTCGCCCCGATGACGCTGACGTCCCACGGGCTCGGCAACGCGCCGGTCGAATAGTCCTCGAAGTCCAGGTCGAACAGCGCGGCGGTGTCGTCGTCGCCCGTGTCGTCGTCCGCCGTGTCGTCGTCGGTCGCGTCGTCATCGACATCGTCGTCCGCCGTGTCGTCGTCGGTATCATCATCCGTGTCATCGTCGGCATCGTCGTCCGTAGCGTCGTCGTCCGCCGTGTCGTCGTCATCATCGTCGTCGCCGCAGTCGCAGGCGACTGTGAACGACATGACCGTAATCGCAAACAGGATCCATACCCAGGAAAATCCTCGCATGGTCATGACCTCCGCAATTCGAATAAACGCACACCCACTGGGCGCACGGCGAACCGCGCGCACCGTCACTCGGCCCAGTATCCATCCGGATCGTATTTCCGCAGCCAAACGTTCGTTCCTTCTCCGCTCGCGTCAACCTCGCCGACCACGTAAATATTCCCGGCACTGTCCAGAGCCACGTCGTAGGCGAGTTCCTCGCTGTCGATGTCCTCGAGATCCGTCCAAATCTCGTCGCCGGTCTGGGCGTCATAGCGCCTGACCAAAATGTCATAACCGCCGGCGGTGGTGACCAGCCAGCCCACGCCGTACAGAGCGCCGTCCAGTCCAACGGCGATGGCTTTTCCACGATCCGCCGAGTCCGCCGAACCGGCTTCGGTGACCGTCCATTGTTCGTCACCATCCACATCGAGTTTCCGCGTCCAGATGTCCGCGTTCGAGACGCCGTTCATGGTCATTCCGGTCACGTAGACGTTGTTTTCCGCGTCCACCGCGATGCCGTGCGCCTCATCCTCCAGATTTTGATCATCGTTGTTGTAGATGTGGGTCCAGACTTTGGTCCCGTCCGGGTCGTACTTGCGAACCCAGGCGTTGGCTTCCTCGCCGGTCTCGGTGATCAGCCCGGCGGCGTAGACGTTGCCGTCCCCATCCACCGCGATGCTCAGGCCATTGTCGTACGAGTCCGCGGACCCGTTGACGGTCTCGAACCACTCCTCGTCCCCATCGGAATCGTATTTCCCGACCCAGATATTGCTGCTCTCGAATTCAACGTCGATGAATCCGGTTGCGTAGATGTAGCCGTCGGCGTCGACCGTTACGTCCTTTGCGGCATTGTCGCCGCCGTTCCCGCCGTCGAAGGAGATTTCCCAGACGAAGTCCTCGAGCGCGTCGTATCGCCTGAGCGACGCGAAATTATCGCCCGACGAATCCGTGATATCCCCCGCAACGACAAAACCGCCGTCATCCGTCGGCGCGATCGCCCACCCTGCGTCATAGCCCTCGTAGCCGCCGTCATGGCCGTACGACCAGACGTTGTTCCCCGACGCATTCCAGAGCTGGTACAACATGTTCTGGGACTCGGTGTCGCTCATCGTAATCCCGGCGACGAGGGCGCCGTTGGCCGCATCAACCGCCAAGCCCAGACCGCGATCGATGTCGCCGGCATCGCTGTTCCAGGTGCGCGTCCAAAGATCGACCGTGGTGAAGGCGAAGGTTTCGTCCGCCGCCATCGCGTCGCCGTCCTGCGCGAGCGCCCCGGCGCCCAGCGCGAAGTTGTATGTGGTTTCCTCGTCCAGCGCCTCATCCGGGGTGAAGGTCAGGATTTCGCCGGACGCGTCCCACGAGAACGAGCCCGCCACGCTGCCCGTGTCGAACAGGTCCTCGACCGACGCCGCGTCCATGGCCTCGCTGAACGTGACCGTGACGACCGTCAGGAGGCGCTGGTCCTTCGCGCCGTCGGGCGGCGAAATGTCGACGACCGTGGGTCCTCCGGTGGCATCGTCGTCGCTGTCGTCGTCCACGGCGTCGTCGTCGGCGGCGTCGTCATCGTCGTCGTCGTCCGACGCATCGTCGTCGCCTCCGCCCGAATCGTCGTCGTCATCGCCGCACGAGCACCCGCAGATCGAAGCGGCCCAAAGAATTCCGAAAAGAAGACACGTCCACGCATACGGCCCCGCCGCGCATTTCATCGACATCCTCCTGAAAAGACCGACTTGAGACTCACGACCCTCGGGCAGAAATTCATCATGTTGTGCCCGTTACGGTTTCTATTAGCGAAAATGGCGTGAATTAGCCAGAAATTTCTTCATTTCGACGAAACGTTCGGCATCTCGCCGTCGAAGACGCGCGATCCTGACGGGGCCCATTTCCTTCAACGCGTGAAAGGTCTACGGTTGGCGTTTCCGATCCAAGAGGGGACCATGCGGTTCAAGTTGCTGGGAAATTCCGGTCTGCGCGTGTCCGAGATGGCGCTCGGGGCCATGACCTTCGGCACGGAGTGGGGATTCGGCTCGGACAAGGACGAGTGCCGGCGGATTTGGGACACGTACGTCGAGGCCGGTGGCAACTTCATCGACACGGCGAACCACTACACGGCGGGGACGAGCGAGACGTGGGTGGGGGAATTCGCCCGCGAGGATCGCCACCGCTACGTGATCTCCACCAAATACACGCTCGCGACGCCGGCCGGCGACCCCAACGCCTCGGGCAACCATCGCAAGAGCGTGGTGCGCGCGGTCGAAGCCAGCCTGCGCCGGTTGGGCACGGACTTCATCGATTTGTACTGGGTCCACGCGTGGGACTACATCACGCCGGCGGAAGAGATCCTGCGCGCCCTCGACGATCTGGTGCGCGCGGGCAAGGTGCTCTACGTCGGCGTGTCCGACGCACCCGCCTGGGCGATCGCGCGGTCGAACGCCATCGCCGAACTGCGGGGATGGAGCGCATTTTGCGGCATGCAGCTGCAATACAGCCTGATCGAGCGCGGCATCGAGCGCGAGCACCTGCCGCTGGCCCGTGCGACCGACATGGCCGTCACCGTGTGGGGCGCGATCGGCGGAGGCGTGCTCTCGGGCAAATATCTGGACGGCCCGGTCGCGGGTCGATACGCATCGCGCGTCGATCATCCGCGCATCAAGGACGAGAGCAATCGCGCCATTGCCCGCGCCGCGGTGGACGCCGCGAAAGAGATCGGCTGCACGCCGACGCAGCTTGCGCTCGCGTGGGTGCGACGCCGCGACCCGCGCATCGTCCCGATCGTCGGGGTGCGTAACGCCGAGCAGACCGCCGAGGCGATCGACGCTTTGGATGTGATGATTCCCGACGACGTCGACGCGCGCCTATGCGAAGCGTCGGCGATTGGGTCGGGCTTTCCCTACGATTTTCTGGAAACGAACGAAGTGCGGGGCATCGTGTACGGGGGCGTACTCGATCGTCTGGATGTTCACCGCCCCGTTGGATGGAGCCGAGATTGACCATCGAAGAAGCGAAAAAATTCTGTGACGAATGGCTGCCGGCGTGGTCCGGAAACCGGCCCGAGGCCCTGCTCGCGTTTTATGCGGATGACGCGGTGTATCGCGATCCCTCCCGGCCGCGCGGCCTGCGGGGCTGGTCCGCACTCGAACCTTATTTTCGCAAGCTGCTCGAGGCGAACCCCGCCTGGGTCTGGCGATCCGTGAAGATCATGCCGACCACCGGAGGGTTCACGCTCAAGTGGGAGGCGCGCATTCCCACTCCGGCCGGCGAGGTGGTCGAGCAGGGACTCGACATCGTCGAGATCGCCAACGGACGCATCACGCGCAACGAGGTCTATTTCGATCGCTCGGCGCTGCTGGCCGCGCTGGCGAAGTGAGCGATCGACACGGGTGCGGCGACGGCGCTTCCGATCGGCTTGCAAACGCCGACGGCCGCACTTACACTTTTTTGCGAGGTCGCTGAGGGCATCCCGGATGGGCACGGATTTCCAGATCGAATCGCTCGCGGACGGCCTGACAGAGGACGACAAGCGACTTCTCGGGCAGATCGCTCGACTGCTCGCGGAGCGTCATTCTTCGACCGGCAGCCCCGACGGACACGAAGACGACCTTTGGAATCTAACCGCGCTTCAAGCACTCCTTCGCGATACCGACCACCCTGACGAAATCGACTACGCCCTGTCGGACGCGAAGGAAATTTTCCCCAAATGAATGCGGGGGATATCGTTCTGGTGCCCTTTCCGACGGCGGAAGCCAAAGAGGGGAAACATCGCCCGGTCCTGATTCTCGCGTGCGTCCCAAGCCCGTTTCACGACTACGTCGCCTGTATGATCTCTTCGCGAATCCATCAGGCGATCGACAAATTCGACCTCGTTGTTCGACCCGAGGACGCTGGATTTGCCGAAACGGGATTAAAGGTCGCCTCGTTGGTCCGCCTGGGTCGCCTCGCAACGCTTAACGAATCGATCTTCGCCGGCGTGTTGGGGCGCGTCTCAGACACGGTCTTGGCCTCCGCTCATCGTCATCTTCGAGAGTTATTCTCGTTCAATTAAAGCCCCGTTCACGGCCAAGGCCGCCACATCGGTTCCAGGCGAACGGGGCGGACCGTCTCCCGGCGTGATTTGTTCGCGTCGTTCTCCCACAGGTCGGCGGTGTCGAACATGTACTCAGCGAGCCCCGACACGCCCGCGAAATCCGTGGGCGCTGTATCCGCGACGCACAACCC
The Deltaproteobacteria bacterium DNA segment above includes these coding regions:
- a CDS encoding Ig-like domain-containing protein, translating into MKCAAGPYAWTCLLFGILWAASICGCSCGDDDDDSGGGDDDASDDDDDDDAADDDAVDDDSDDDATGGPTVVDISPPDGAKDQRLLTVVTVTFSEAMDAASVEDLFDTGSVAGSFSWDASGEILTFTPDEALDEETTYNFALGAGALAQDGDAMAADETFAFTTVDLWTRTWNSDAGDIDRGLGLAVDAANGALVAGITMSDTESQNMLYQLWNASGNNVWSYGHDGGYEGYDAGWAIAPTDDGGFVVAGDITDSSGDNFASLRRYDALEDFVWEISFDGGNGGDNAAKDVTVDADGYIYATGFIDVEFESSNIWVGKYDSDGDEEWFETVNGSADSYDNGLSIAVDGDGNVYAAGLITETGEEANAWVRKYDPDGTKVWTHIYNNDDQNLEDEAHGIAVDAENNVYVTGMTMNGVSNADIWTRKLDVDGDEQWTVTEAGSADSADRGKAIAVGLDGALYGVGWLVTTAGGYDILVRRYDAQTGDEIWTDLEDIDSEELAYDVALDSAGNIYVVGEVDASGEGTNVWLRKYDPDGYWAE
- a CDS encoding aldo/keto reductase, whose amino-acid sequence is MRFKLLGNSGLRVSEMALGAMTFGTEWGFGSDKDECRRIWDTYVEAGGNFIDTANHYTAGTSETWVGEFAREDRHRYVISTKYTLATPAGDPNASGNHRKSVVRAVEASLRRLGTDFIDLYWVHAWDYITPAEEILRALDDLVRAGKVLYVGVSDAPAWAIARSNAIAELRGWSAFCGMQLQYSLIERGIEREHLPLARATDMAVTVWGAIGGGVLSGKYLDGPVAGRYASRVDHPRIKDESNRAIARAAVDAAKEIGCTPTQLALAWVRRRDPRIVPIVGVRNAEQTAEAIDALDVMIPDDVDARLCEASAIGSGFPYDFLETNEVRGIVYGGVLDRLDVHRPVGWSRD
- a CDS encoding nuclear transport factor 2 family protein gives rise to the protein MEPRLTIEEAKKFCDEWLPAWSGNRPEALLAFYADDAVYRDPSRPRGLRGWSALEPYFRKLLEANPAWVWRSVKIMPTTGGFTLKWEARIPTPAGEVVEQGLDIVEIANGRITRNEVYFDRSALLAALAK
- a CDS encoding type II toxin-antitoxin system PemK/MazF family toxin, which codes for MNAGDIVLVPFPTAEAKEGKHRPVLILACVPSPFHDYVACMISSRIHQAIDKFDLVVRPEDAGFAETGLKVASLVRLGRLATLNESIFAGVLGRVSDTVLASAHRHLRELFSFN